The Gavia stellata isolate bGavSte3 chromosome 30, bGavSte3.hap2, whole genome shotgun sequence nucleotide sequence TTAATTCCTTATcaaagaagtgagaaaataaaGGGCCTCTTAGTACAAAATCCAGCCACTTTGGCAACCCGCCACATCCCCAGTCAGGTGCCCGCCATGGTCCAGATGTCGATGCTCTGGATGATGAGCCACTCACTCTGGTCCCGGGTTACCCGGATCCTCACGCACTCCACGGGGCCGGGCACGCCCCTTTCCAGCCCCCGCCGCTCAAAGGTCCCCTTCTCGAAGGTGCCCACGGTGATGTAGGCAGAACAGTCCCGACCGTCAGCCTGCCGCTGCcggcccagctccagcaccccCGTGCGCAGGATATCACCCTGGCGCTCCTCGGAGCCTGTGCGCACCCGGACACGGGTGATGCGGGCCGGCTGCTGGAAAACGATGGAGAAGATGCTGCCGGCTGCTGGGTCTTTCCCCCAAAAATACCCCTCTGCCATGCTGTAAGCCTTGAGGGGCTCATAATTCTCAAAGATAGACATGCTGGTGAACAAGGCCGCCGGTGGGTTATCTGGAAGGTCCAAGGCATCAGCTTGGAACTCATCGTCCTCCAGCCGGTTGACAGTGCCCTGGAAGGAGGAGTAGAGGcccatgtgctggaagaggGAGGGCTTGAAGCGGATTACGTCCTTCTGGGTGAGCAGGAGGCGGAAGTGGACCAGCAGCCAGTCACAGGGCATCTCCTggtagaagaggaggaggaagcgaGCCAGGCGAGGAAGGTCACTGGAGCGGTAGAGCTTACCGATGTAGCCCAGCTTGGAGAACTCAAGGGTGGCCCAGTTGGAGCCTTCCCGGGAAGCCAGTGCCTTGCGGATGGCCGTCAAGAAGGACTTGGCACACCACACATCGTCCTCGATCATCAAGTAGTAGGAGGAGAGGTTGGCAGCGAAGGCGAGGAGAAAGGCGTAGTCTACATTCTGCTTGGACCTGAACCTCACGCGCTCCTCCGGGTCATTGTAGTTTCTCTTGAGGCCCTCCAGGGTGGGGTAGAACTCGTGGGGAGCGTGGATAAGCAGGAGCCGGCCCAGGAGGATGTGCTGAGCAAACTTGCGGGCGATGTCGGCGGCCACACGCACGTTCCAACTCGGGTCTGTGTCAGCCAGgtgcaccaccaccaccatctccTGGAGCTCCTTCTCTGTTGACTGTGTGAAGAGGGACTGGAGCGTGGCAGGGAGATAGTAGCCACGTGGCCGCCGGACCGATGCCAATCCCACTGCCAAGAATTCTGCAAGGCAAAGGAAAGGCATTAgcaggctgaggggtgacctgGGATGCACCATGGTGAGGTTTTTCCCTGGAAGCCACAAGGAGGGGGCTCCAAAAAGCTCTCCACATGGCCAACCAACGTGGTTAATGCTGTTTATGGCCCCATGTTCAAGGCCAGCAGGTCCTTTCTGAAGCTGCTAGTGTCTCAGGaggtgcccaaaactggacCAAACAGTCAGGGACTTCTCTGAAGAagtgtttggggaaaaatgccttaaaaaaagccaaacttgGGGAAGGAACAGTGCAGAGACAGTCTATGAGGCAGGAATGGCTGTGTGGCATGGCTGCACATCCTGGAAGCATGCCCCTACCCTACTCTGAACCTCATGGAGAGGCAGCCACACTGGGGTGAGGCATCCTTctgccctccccacagcccagctgtGCTTGCATTTGTTCAGCTTTGCTGCAGCTTCCCTTGCTGCTGGTCTGTGCAGCACTGGGCACGGACTAGACCTCTGGTTTTGGCATGGGCTCACGTGGGGCTGCCCTAAGCTCCTTCCCATGGTGTTTGCATGCAAATTGCTTTTCGTGCTTATGTCCAAGAGCTTGACCCACGTCTCCCACACTATGGGGTTGTCCCAGAGGTCCAGCCCCAGCATCTCCACCTTCTTGAATGGAGAGCAGGAATCTCAACCCTGGGGAGATGGCACCCTCCCCACAGAGATCTGGGAAGCCCACAATGTCTGCAGTCACCCCAGTCCCAAGGTGCAGAAGCACGGACCGTGCTTGGAGCACATGGACCTTCCTCTACCCCTCCATCTCCCCAGACAGAGCAGCGAAGGCTGGCTAGGGAGGAGGTCACCAAGTATTGGCAGGTCCCCCATCCCAAAAAGGTTGGAAGCAgacccctccccgccccggcagcagcagcgaTGGGCAGGTCCATGCTGGGACATGCAGCTGCGATGGGAGAGTTCAGCCCTGCTCAGTCCAGGGTCTTGGAGCCACTCACTTTTGTGGGGTGAGAGGGAGCCAGCCAGGAGGTGGTAGGAGACATTGTGGAGCGCAGAGAGGTCATCCATGTCCCTGAGGATGTGCTGGGTTCCTTCCGGCTGCAGCATCTGCAGGACCGTGTCTGGGGCCAAGCCCCTAAGCTTCACCTGGATGAGAGCCGCAGGCAGCCAGGTCAGTCCCCAGAGCACCGTGGACAGGCGTAAGCAAGGGGGGAGGACAAGGGGGGGACCCAGAAATGAGGGGGAGCCCCTGTCCTGCCCTCCCAGCTCCTGGATCAGGGGAGGCCCAGGTGCACAGGGCAAccccagggagaggagaaggcagagctggggttgGGGTCTGtgcggggcaggcagggagggaggatgcTCCAGTGGCCTCTCCAGCAGGACATCGCTGGTGGGGGGACTCACCTCCAGGGGATCCTGTTCCTGCCAGCTGCCCccatggaggaggaggaggaggaggaggaaggcggcTGCAAGTGCAGCCATGAGGGAGCGCTTCAGGGAGCATCGCATAGCACCGGGCTGGCACACTGAGCCCTGTGGGAGGAAGGGTCATGGCAGGTCAGGGCACGGCCCTGGGGAAAACCACCATCCCCTGGATGGGACAGTGGGGCAGTGCCtggatgcagcccagaaggGCTGACCCCTCTGCCCAGAGCTCCCAGGGGTGCATGCCCATGGGCGGCTGTGGGGTGTCAGGAGGCACCCAGGCACTGTCCCCTttgggcaggcagcagcaggacaccTCAAcccagccaggaaaaaaatcaaccagGTACAAAATCCACCCCACCAACACCCCCCGCTGCCCTGCAACACCCTGCAcagcagccccagagctggaggcagaagAAACGCAGGTGACCCACACATTGGGGAAGACTTTTGGGTCAGGGTGGCACCCCAGGAGCAGTCACCAAGACCTCGGGACTTGGCACCAAGCCCTGGGAAACACTCAGGTCTCAAAGGAGCCCAGGCTGCTCTTCCAGCATCGCAAGGACGAAGCAggtcccccagcccctcctgcctgccctgctccccgtCTGCCTCTGGGCAGCCCCCTGCAGCCGTGGccaccccatcccagccacGTCCCTTGCTTTGTAGGACAAGAAAGCCGTCCCTGAGCAGGGAGACTGTCACCTTCAAGGAATTCGTGCTGCCCTTGAGATATTTTGCCTTGTAGCAGAGGCGTGGCTAGAGGCTAAAAGGCTCCTGTGTTTGCCTGGGGTTTTTCCATTATAAATACGACCGGGTCTGCCCTGGAAGAGGGGAAAGTGGAGAGAAGTGAgtgcccagcccagctgggcaGACACAGCCAGCCCCATCCAAACTGCTCACAGCGGGTCGGCTTGTTTGGGTCAAAGTGTCTTTGAATGCAAACATGGAGGAAAGGCCCTCCCAAGCCGTATAATAAAACGCCAAGAAAGCTGCCAGCATTCCTGAACAAAGGCTGGGCTTTACCCAGGACTTCTTAAATACATCACTGCATCAACTGCTGCTGTGCAGCGGATGCTCCCAGCCCACTCATGTTACCCAAACTGCAGAGGCCGGTGCAGCACCTCCATTTCTGCTGCCCTGGAGTGATTTTAAGGAGAAAACCCCTGTTTTCCTGCCCAAAAGTCCTTTGGGGGTTGTCAGCATCTCAACAGGCCAGTGCAGAACAGGTCCCCGCCCATGCAGCAGCCAGTGCTGTCCTTGCCATGCTGATCTCACCCAGGATCACTGCTCAGCACTCAGAGATAAGCAATTAAACCAGAGCGAGCTACTCTCTCCCAGGGAGGGTTGGGCTCAGCCTCGGCTTCAGTGAGACCCGTCTTGGCCAAGGAGAACAGAGGGGCTGCCTCCCCCAAGCTTGAACCCAGCAGCTATCGGGGAAGGGGATACAGGACCCCCCCAGTGGCACAAGGTGGTGGTTGAGCTCTGGTTAGCGCTGATTCTTTGAAGCACTCGGGGACCaccagctcctggagctgctTAAAATTTCTGTTCAGGTCACAGCAGAGAGTGGGGAGAATTGGGGGTGCTCACCGCCATGGGCCAGCCCTACGGCCAGCTCTTCCCAAAACCCCCCCGGCCTCTCCTTCCCCCGCAGCGATGGGGGCACAGGCAGCTCGCCGGCTTAGGGGGGGCAGCTTTAGGGCCCCGTCCCATGCCACGGGGACATCCTGTCCTGAAGCCACTCTGGAAGTGGTTTCTGAGCCCAGACCTCCATGATCCATGGTGCAGCACCGAGGCCACAGGGTGAGCTGGGAACGGCGAGGCTTGGCAGCCGGCCACCCGCCAGGCTGGGCGTATTTATACTCTGGGTGGCCAAAGGTTTTTCTGGCTGCCGGGAGGGCATCCAGCTGCCAGTGGCCCATCCTGGATGGAAAACAAGGTGCTGCTCAGCACTCCCTGCTCCCACGGCCAGTGGTTTCATCCATGGAGCGGGAGCCCATGGGGAACAGGGCATCGCACGCACCACGCCCTTCCAGCATCGCTCTGCATTGTGGGCTTGACAGAACACAACGCAACGAACACTGCCCCATAATTAGCCCCCTAATTGGGCTTCGGATTTTTGCCTCCATGTTGAAACAAAGCAGCCCAGCTAGATGGGCACAGCCAGGGGCCACGCCACCGTGGGCACACCCCTGGGATGCAGCATCCTCCCGGTGCCTGCTCTTGCTCCACGTGCTTCCATggagcatccctgtccccactcCTGCCCCGCGTGCTTCCATggagcatccctgtccccactcctgccccagcacctcGTACACCTTCCCCGCAGCTCAGCACCCTGCTGGGGATGTCCCCAAAAGCCACCCCCCCCATGGGGACATAGGGCTGGTGGCCAGAAGCAGCTGGCTGCCACTTGCCCAGAGCCAGACAAACTCTGCCGCTTTGTTAAGAGTCTCCTGGCCAAATGGGCTGCGTGACGCAGCAGCCGTGActcaggccagcagcagaggggaaggagaacaAGTAAATACCCGGCCTCGGTCCCGTGAGGCTGCGAGGAAGGGCCGGATGCTCCCTGTGCGCAGGCGGCTCCAGCTGCTTCCTCCAGCACTGGGGAGAGTGGGGCTGTTTGCACCGTCCCACTGCCAGAAGCGCCTTTCCATGctgggggaaactgaggcacagaaaaagGCTGTGCGTCACCCAGGGGGGTAAGCGCCACGTCTCCTGCCTCGCGGGTCAGTGCCCCTCACCACCTCCCGGTGGGGGACCCCAGGATGGAGAGGGGCAGGGTGTAACCCAGCACCAGAAATCGCCACTCACTTGGGCAGAGGACATGGCAAATCGTAGCAGCACAATGTCCCCCACGAGCaaattgctgctgtttgggGCTGTGTGGGACAGGGCGCTCCTGGACCCCCTGGAGCCAGCCCAGGGTCCAGCCCCATGCTCTGTGGGTCTCCCTGCTCCAAGAGTCATCCCGcagggaggaagcaggggaaAAGCTGTGTTTCAATAGTGCAGGACTCTGGGACCCAAAGCTTTAGGTCAacccagctgccccacagccccgcaGCACAGGGGGGTCTCTGCAGGTGGCTTGGTAAGGGGACACTTGGGTCTGATCCGGTCCCCACAGCTGACAGCATGGGGACCCCCAGCCCAACACTCTGCCCTCACTCCCCCCGGGTCCCCAGGCGACCCTGGCCCAGGGCACCCCTTTCCCGTGcagccccatcccatgacaCCAGTGAGAAGgctcctgcccagcactgcTCCGGACGCACCCACCAAGGCAGCAGAGACTTACGGGGTGCGCAGCAGCCCGGCGCAGGGGTGTGTGGTCGTGAACAGCCAGGCAGCTTCGCCGTCTCGCCGGGGTGCTCAGCCCTGGCAAATTCCCCAGGGCTGGCTGGCCTCTGGTTTCTCGCTCGGCAAAGCCCCACCCCGAGTCCTCGCCTGCCTCCTGCAGAGGAGGAGCGTCCGGCGTCTTCTGCTCCCCACCAGCCAGTGCTCGATGAACGGGCCGGGCTGGTGGGCACCCCGGGTGGGACGGGGTGAagggcccccagccccgctgcgggggTTAGGGCAGCATCAGCCTCCCCCCCAAGACTGGGCATCCCGTGATGGCACAGGCTgtctcccacccacccaccaccTCCGTTGGTAGCCCCAGACCCCCAGCCAGGATCAGACCCCCCGAAGGCTCTCGCCAggccccagcaccccaaactCCCGTGCAAACCTGCCACTTTAGTGGCACCGGGGTGAAAACGCACCATGCGCCGAGCCAGGAGCCTGGGGACACGGAGCTGTTGCGCCTTTTTGCCCCCATCTATTTTCCAGCCCTTGTGCTGAGACAGCAGAAACCTCCGGGGCTGCCAAGCCAGAACTGAACCCCCCGGCAGCCCaggccagggcagagctggctgccgGGATCCCACCCGGGATGCACCCCACAGGGGCACCACATAGGGCTCCTCGCTGGAGCATTGGGCATCGCAGCCCTGGTGGGGGCCCCTTCCTTTCCTCGCAAGCCAATGGGGGGGCCCTTCCCACGGCCCAGTTTGTCCCCAGCTCCTCTACCCTCCAAGCCTCATTTCTCCCCCACTGATTCCCTCCTCCGGACCCCCAGGCAGCCTGAAGCACCCACCACAAGTCACCCAGCAGCATCACTTGCACCCAGCTCAGAGCCAGGCGCTCCTCCATATCTCCTCCCAACACGGCAACTCACCTGCAGCATCCAAAGAGAGGGAAgacccttccctttccctccacCCAATCCTCCCCATTTATCCGCACCGAAGCACGGATCccatttccctcctctcctggaCCTCTCCCACCTTTGGAAAGGCCCCAACGTCTCTTGCCAGGCTCCGTCTTCTACAAACTCCCCGCAACGccttccagccccagctgctcGCTGTGGGTTCAGGTGGAACCGTCGGCCTCGGTCACATCTGCGAGGACAAAGGTGGCCGCGGAGAGATAAGGTAGGGCAGGAAGCAGGCAGTggtgctgggaaggagaggaagagacgTCCGCAGGGTCCCGGATTTGCTGGCTTTCACTTTTCCCAtgctgtttgatttttaaatccttAAATTCCCATCATGGGATGCCAGTGGCTCTGTCCCCACGGGGTCCTGGGGAGCTCAGTGGGGACGCCCTGCCTGCATCGGAGCAGGGGCAGTCAGTATTTGCACCCGGCCAGGGGCTGGAAGGTGTCGGGATGGCCAAGGGAGCCGGGACGGCACGACGcagcagagctttgctgttTAATCACACACGATAAGGAAGGAACATGGGGCTCGGTGGCTTACGTGGATGTTGAAACCACCAGTAACAGCTGCAGGATGGGAAGGGCTTTTCTCACCGCAGATGCCCCATGACCCCCATCCCTGCACAGGAAGGAAGCGGGGCTTGGTCCTTCCTGCCCTCGCAGGAAGGAAGGCGGGGGCAGGGGGCCACAGCACCCAGCGCAGCCCTGGTGTCCCCAACGCTCATGGGTGCAACAGGCAGCCCCACTTCAGAAACACGCCTTTCGGGGAACACACAGCACTGCTACAGGGTGCAGCAGAGCCACCAGAATCCCCCTTTGGTCCCCACACGCCCCTTCAGGGTGCAGAGCTAGGGCAGGATTTGACCCTCTCCAGGCACATCCATGAGCCTCCCTGGAGTGGGAAAGGAATCCACAGCCAGGACACAGCCCCCGGTGCCCACCACGACGTGGTCCTGGGTCCTCCTGCCCTCCAAGCAAGTCCCCCAAGCCCAGCCTGAGCCAGCACATCCTGTCACCCCCTTGTGCTATGGGGAAATCCCAAATGCTGGTTGGGGAGCTGGAAAAGGGCCCCTCCACCCGTGTCCCCCCCTGCGAGGGCCACAGCACAGCCTCAGCGCCCCGGCCCAACGGGGGCCCCGGCCCCCAGAGCCGCTTGCAAACCTCCCTTTGGCCCAAAACCTGGTGCTCACGCTTTCTGCTCGCTGAATAACAAGCAATAATGATATTCCTGCCTGGGGAATAGAGAGGTGGCTTAAATGGGGCTAAAAGGCACATTTttgtcccttccaactgaaatattctggttttgcttgttCTTGGGAATAAactggggaagagagagaaaagcccCAAGTACAAAGGCTGTTTTGAGACGGGCACATGACCGTACGGGCACAGACCCAGcctggggggccggggaggaCCAGACcccccagctggggctggagccgAGCACTGGGGTAGGACAGGCACAAGGGGACCCATCGCAAGTACCGGccaccctccctgcagcacccagccctcGCCCTGCCCTGGCTCAGCTCCCATCCAACACCTGATACCCAGCAAGGAGAGGGGCCCGGTGAGGCCAGGGTGGTGGCCAAGCCTCCATGCTTCTCCTGGGGAAACCGGAGAGCCAGGCCGTATCCGCTTACAGTCCTTCCATTATTCAGGAGCCCAAGCAGGACAAAGCGGAGGTAAAACAGGGCCCCATGCAGCAGGGAGAGCATCGGGGCTCCAGCCATCACAATGCTGATCTGGGGCTCCGTTTCCACACCACTGGGGAGCCTTTTCTTATGGGAAAGGGTGATTATCTTGCACCAaaccacagcctctcctgcccggAGCCCTGGCAGGGACTGTGGAGATAAGTTGTATCACAGCCTCACTGCATCGCACCCCCAGAGGACatggaaaaggatttttttcagcaagcaGCCTTTAAGAGAGGCTGGGCTTGGGGGACAGAGGGTGGAAACACCCCCATTGGGGCTGAGGTCTGGCCAGGAGTCACTCGTGTCAATGAGCAAACCTCAACACAGGGTTCCTGTGCTCCAGGTAAGGGAGCAAGGGGAAAACACGGTGCCCTGCACCTCTATGCATGGGCAAGCAGAGcccagcctctgcagcagccctgctgcctcgCTGGCCTCCCCGTGCAGACCGCAGCAGGTCCCTGATCCCTACCAGCTCTGCTGATCAGCACGGCCCCGTCACTAGAGCCATCGTAAGGTTTGCTACTTACGAAGGAAAAGATTGAAAATTGTTCTTCTACATTTCATACATTTCAGTCTTGAAAAAGGCTGGCATGGGAGAGGCACCTCTTCAGGTTAGGGGCATCTGTCCATATTTAAATACCCTTATTTCAAACCAGCAAgtctgctggcagcaggaaacATCCCATCCACCTGCTTCCTGCCATTACAGCCTCCGCTGCCCGCACCACTCGAGAACCAGCTGGCCAGGGAGGGTTATGGGGCTGAAAGCCATTCACCATCTGGAGCGGGTGCTGCTGGAGTACCTCTGTCCCAGAACATTAAGCGTATCCTGGACACACCATATGCCCGATTAGAACATATTACTGCTTTCACAGATGTCAGAAACACGCAGCCCTAAGATTTGTTCTGTATTTAACAGACGCAAGACCAAGGCACAGGCTGTTGTTCCCGGTCCCCACTCAGCAGGGTCAGCTCTCCGCAGGCGAGGACAGAGCTTTAGACTGACACCAGCctgctccgtcctgctgcccagccctgagctgggaaCAAAAGACCTCTGCCCCCACCCTCCACCTCCATATCTTGTGCACGGCACAAGCAGCCATCACCAGGCACGTGGCGCTGGCATCATTGTGTGAAACAGAGTTTTCACGGTAGGAAGTGGAAAACGCCTTGAAGCATGCTCTTCAAAGTGCCTCGGATTCTGCAGAAAACACGCTGTGATCGAACAGACGCCTCCCCAAGAGAGTGTACACCAGCTGAGAAAGAGCTCCGGCCCAAGACAAGATAACTGCGCAAGATCACGATTACTTAATTCCAGTGGAGAAACTCCACCACATGACCACTGAGGACTTGTCACTGACTTCAGCGGTATTTAACCCCACCGCAAAAAGAAGATAGTTATTCACCCACTGCCCTGGCACAGCTTCCTTCTGCACAGGCACTGCTACATGTTGCACAACACTCGGATGCAgcgctgcagctgcagccc carries:
- the LOC104256197 gene encoding alpha-1,6-mannosyl-glycoprotein 4-beta-N-acetylglucosaminyltransferase-like gives rise to the protein MRCSLKRSLMAALAAAFLLLLLLLHGGSWQEQDPLEVKLRGLAPDTVLQMLQPEGTQHILRDMDDLSALHNVSYHLLAGSLSPHKKFLAVGLASVRRPRGYYLPATLQSLFTQSTEKELQEMVVVVHLADTDPSWNVRVAADIARKFAQHILLGRLLLIHAPHEFYPTLEGLKRNYNDPEERVRFRSKQNVDYAFLLAFAANLSSYYLMIEDDVWCAKSFLTAIRKALASREGSNWATLEFSKLGYIGKLYRSSDLPRLARFLLLFYQEMPCDWLLVHFRLLLTQKDVIRFKPSLFQHMGLYSSFQGTVNRLEDDEFQADALDLPDNPPAALFTSMSIFENYEPLKAYSMAEGYFWGKDPAAGSIFSIVFQQPARITRVRVRTGSEERQGDILRTGVLELGRQRQADGRDCSAYITVGTFEKGTFERRGLERGVPGPVECVRIRVTRDQSEWLIIQSIDIWTMAGT